The Desulfomonile tiedjei genome includes a region encoding these proteins:
- a CDS encoding GSCFA domain-containing protein produces MAGSDVHPKHRFEAWQVWPGSYDNPPADGSFPRPGNVDLRITRSTRITSMGSCFAREIKQVLVREGFSYLVEEADHPATKHASAAWERLYNTFSMRQIFEYTFGEWSPDLRWWNAPISGQIQDPYRRIILYEDLKAAEADFENHRQCSRRVLENAEVLILTLGLTEIWEDRVDGAVICLPSGPYVNEGGDMSRYGFRVSRHAENLANLERIHAIMERHNPACSIIVTVSPVHLWATFREDADVITASCNSKSTLRSVADEFAALHDNVYYFPAFEMATIYRPMMGEQIFAEGRENFHVNQMTVDFIMKQFFAWYGEVLPSET; encoded by the coding sequence ATGGCTGGTTCGGATGTTCATCCCAAGCATCGTTTTGAGGCGTGGCAGGTTTGGCCCGGTTCGTATGACAATCCCCCTGCGGATGGATCGTTCCCTAGGCCCGGAAATGTGGACCTGCGCATTACGCGTTCAACGCGTATAACGTCAATGGGGTCCTGTTTTGCCCGTGAAATAAAACAGGTGCTTGTCAGGGAAGGATTCTCGTATCTCGTCGAAGAAGCGGATCATCCGGCCACAAAACACGCGAGCGCGGCTTGGGAGAGGCTTTATAACACTTTCTCGATGCGCCAGATATTTGAATACACCTTCGGAGAGTGGTCACCGGACCTGCGATGGTGGAACGCGCCGATTTCAGGGCAAATTCAGGACCCATATCGCCGAATAATATTGTACGAAGACCTGAAGGCTGCCGAAGCGGATTTTGAGAACCACCGGCAGTGCTCGCGGCGCGTGCTGGAGAATGCCGAAGTCCTTATCCTGACGCTGGGCTTGACCGAGATCTGGGAAGATCGCGTGGACGGAGCGGTCATCTGCTTGCCTTCAGGGCCTTATGTCAACGAGGGCGGGGACATGAGCCGCTATGGTTTCCGAGTGAGCAGGCACGCTGAAAACCTTGCCAACCTGGAACGCATTCATGCAATCATGGAAAGGCATAACCCCGCGTGCAGCATCATCGTAACCGTATCACCGGTCCATTTATGGGCCACATTTAGAGAAGATGCAGATGTGATCACAGCGAGCTGCAATTCCAAATCCACTCTTCGATCCGTGGCTGATGAATTCGCGGCTCTCCATGACAATGTCTACTATTTCCCCGCATTTGAAATGGCCACAATCTATCGTCCCATGATGGGTGAGCAGATTTTCGCGGAAGGCAGAGAGAACTTTCATGTTAATCAAATGACTGTAGACTTTATCATGAAGCAATTCTTTGCGTGGTACGGTGAGGTGCTACCCAGCGAGACGTAG